One window from the genome of Chloroflexota bacterium encodes:
- the hypA gene encoding hydrogenase maturation nickel metallochaperone HypA, whose product MHELPVTEQIIKVVLEHARKADAHRVVQVNLVIGDLTSFVDESIQFYFDFLARGTEAEGAALHIRRMPARVRCHACQHEFAPDGVDWRCPRCGNLGGEVLSGRESYIESIEVE is encoded by the coding sequence ATGCACGAACTCCCCGTTACCGAGCAGATCATCAAGGTCGTGCTGGAACACGCGCGCAAGGCGGATGCCCATCGCGTGGTGCAGGTCAACCTCGTCATCGGCGACCTGACCAGTTTCGTGGACGAGAGCATCCAATTCTACTTTGACTTCCTGGCCCGTGGGACGGAAGCGGAGGGCGCGGCGCTGCACATCCGTCGCATGCCCGCACGGGTGCGGTGCCACGCGTGCCAGCACGAATTCGCGCCCGACGGCGTGGACTGGCGCTGCCCCCGATGCGGGAACCTTGGGGGCGAGGTCCTGTCGGGGCGCGAGTCGTACATAGAAAGCATTGAGGTGGAATGA
- the hypB gene encoding hydrogenase nickel incorporation protein HypB, protein MKTMRKVEVVTDILNANDQIAQENAATLKAHGILSVNLMASPGAGKTSLILQTARALNGRLRLGAIEGDVASRVDADKVAAAGIPVVQINTGGACHLDAPMIRQALRALPLDEIDLLIVENVGNLICPVEFRLGEALRVMIASVPEGHDKPYKYPGIFTAVEAVVINKMDLAPYVEFDLTALREAIRGMNRDAAIFEVSCRTGEGIGEWAEWLWGQWQARRAPSAR, encoded by the coding sequence ATGAAAACGATGCGGAAGGTAGAGGTCGTAACCGACATTCTGAACGCCAACGATCAGATCGCGCAGGAGAACGCTGCGACGCTGAAGGCCCACGGCATCCTCAGCGTGAACCTCATGGCATCGCCCGGCGCCGGCAAGACGAGCCTCATCTTGCAGACGGCGCGGGCGCTGAACGGGCGCCTGCGCCTGGGCGCGATTGAGGGCGACGTGGCCTCGCGCGTTGACGCGGACAAGGTAGCCGCCGCGGGGATTCCCGTGGTGCAGATCAACACGGGCGGGGCGTGCCACCTGGACGCGCCCATGATCCGTCAGGCCCTGCGCGCCCTTCCGCTGGACGAGATAGACTTGCTCATCGTGGAGAACGTGGGCAACCTCATCTGCCCGGTGGAGTTCCGCCTGGGCGAAGCCCTGCGCGTCATGATCGCCAGCGTGCCCGAGGGCCACGACAAGCCCTACAAGTACCCGGGCATCTTCACAGCGGTGGAGGCCGTCGTCATCAACAAGATGGATTTGGCCCCCTACGTGGAGTTTGACCTGACCGCGCTGCGCGAGGCGATACGCGGCATGAACCGCGACGCCGCCATCTTTGAGGTCTCTTGCCGCACCGGCGAGGGCATCGGCGAGTGGGCCGAGTGGCTATGGGGCCAGTGGCAGGCTCGCCGCGCCCCATCCGCGAGGTAG
- the hypF gene encoding carbamoyltransferase HypF yields the protein MALVVASRFKITGVVQGVGFRPFVYGLAVSLGLSGWVINTSSGVVIEAEGSPEALEAFARDLVAKAPPVAHIESVQRVDIPPNGWERFEIRESKAEAGYVLISPDIATCPECLREIFDPDDRRYRYPFTNCTNCGPRFTIIADVPYDRPLTTMAAFQMCPDCQAEYDDPLNRRFHAQPNACPVCGPRVWLVPASADDADALTPPDDDPAGAPALAHAARLLQQGAILAIKGLGGFHLACDATNADAVRTLRDRKRRPAKPLAVMMASMEEVRRHCVVTPDEEALLTSRQCPIVLLEWRPDSSVAQEVAPNNRYLGVMLPYTPLHHILLHDAGRPLVMTSGNLSEEPIAQDNEEAWRRLRSLADWFLLHNRAIYARYDDSVWFVPRVPDGKGGVASAPQPLRRARGYAPYPVRLPFRARTVLATGTELKNTFCITRDEHAFISPHIGDMENLETLEHYETALALYERLFRLRPEAIACDLHPDYLATRYARQRAWRDDLPLVAVQHHHAHIAACMVDNARTEPVIGVALDGTGYGLDGRIWGGEWLVADLRGFWRAAWLEPLPLPGGDAGIRNPCRIAYAYLYALFGEVPALPFLAQMDEAEILTVRRQVERGLNTVMTTSCGRLFDAVAAMAGGRGRVTYEAQAAIEMEMASQLAQGDAYGYFFRRAEPLSWGDTASLPPLPCAYEVALKPLLAGVVRDVQEGRTLAQIGGRFHRTLAQMAAEVCCLISQATGFTTVALSGGCFQNRLLLAQTVEELRKRGLEPLLHRQVPANDGGLALGQAAIGHFALAAGDSAGTGAIG from the coding sequence ATGGCGCTTGTGGTCGCTTCGCGGTTCAAGATAACCGGCGTGGTGCAAGGTGTGGGGTTCCGCCCTTTCGTCTATGGCCTTGCGGTGAGTCTGGGGCTGAGCGGCTGGGTCATCAACACCTCGTCGGGCGTCGTGATTGAGGCCGAAGGCTCGCCCGAGGCGCTGGAAGCCTTTGCGCGCGACCTGGTGGCCAAGGCGCCCCCCGTGGCCCACATTGAGAGCGTGCAGCGGGTGGACATTCCACCCAACGGCTGGGAGCGGTTTGAAATCCGCGAGAGCAAGGCCGAGGCAGGATACGTGCTCATCTCGCCCGACATCGCCACGTGCCCGGAGTGTCTCCGCGAGATCTTTGACCCCGACGACCGCCGCTATCGGTATCCGTTTACCAACTGCACCAACTGCGGCCCGCGATTTACCATCATCGCCGACGTGCCCTACGACCGTCCCCTGACCACCATGGCCGCGTTCCAAATGTGCCCGGATTGCCAGGCCGAGTACGACGACCCGCTGAACCGCAGGTTCCACGCGCAGCCCAACGCCTGCCCCGTGTGCGGGCCGCGGGTGTGGCTTGTGCCCGCTTCGGCGGACGATGCGGATGCGCTGACGCCCCCCGACGACGACCCCGCCGGGGCACCGGCCCTCGCCCACGCGGCCCGCCTGTTGCAGCAGGGCGCTATTCTCGCCATCAAGGGCCTGGGCGGGTTCCATCTGGCCTGCGACGCGACCAATGCCGACGCCGTGCGCACGCTGCGCGACCGCAAGCGTCGCCCCGCGAAGCCCCTGGCGGTGATGATGGCCTCCATGGAGGAAGTGCGCCGCCACTGCGTGGTAACGCCGGACGAGGAAGCGCTCCTCACCTCGCGCCAATGCCCCATCGTGCTGCTGGAGTGGAGACCCGATTCGTCGGTGGCGCAAGAAGTTGCCCCCAACAACCGTTACCTGGGCGTCATGCTCCCCTACACGCCGCTGCATCACATCCTGCTGCACGATGCGGGGCGGCCCCTGGTGATGACGAGCGGCAACCTGTCCGAGGAGCCGATCGCCCAGGACAACGAGGAAGCCTGGCGTCGCTTGCGCAGTCTGGCCGATTGGTTTCTGCTCCACAACCGCGCCATCTATGCGCGCTACGACGACAGCGTCTGGTTCGTGCCGCGCGTGCCCGATGGCAAGGGAGGCGTGGCGTCGGCACCGCAGCCGTTGCGCCGCGCGCGCGGCTACGCGCCCTATCCCGTGCGGTTGCCCTTCCGTGCGCGCACGGTGCTGGCCACCGGCACCGAACTGAAGAACACGTTCTGCATCACTCGCGACGAGCACGCCTTCATCAGCCCGCACATCGGCGACATGGAGAATCTGGAGACGTTGGAACACTATGAGACCGCCCTGGCCCTCTACGAGCGATTGTTCCGCCTTCGGCCCGAGGCGATTGCGTGCGACCTGCACCCGGACTATCTGGCCACCCGCTACGCCCGCCAGCGGGCCTGGCGAGATGACCTTCCCCTCGTGGCCGTGCAGCACCACCACGCCCACATCGCAGCGTGCATGGTGGACAACGCCCGCACCGAGCCGGTCATCGGCGTGGCTCTTGACGGCACCGGCTATGGCCTGGACGGGCGCATTTGGGGCGGCGAATGGCTGGTGGCCGACCTGCGGGGCTTCTGGCGTGCGGCCTGGCTGGAGCCGCTCCCGCTCCCTGGCGGCGACGCCGGCATCCGCAACCCCTGTCGCATCGCGTATGCGTACCTGTACGCGCTGTTCGGCGAAGTCCCCGCGCTGCCGTTCCTGGCCCAGATGGACGAAGCCGAAATCCTCACCGTCCGGCGGCAGGTGGAGCGAGGGCTGAACACCGTCATGACGACCTCGTGCGGCAGGCTGTTTGACGCGGTGGCTGCGATGGCTGGCGGGCGTGGCCGCGTTACCTACGAGGCCCAGGCCGCCATAGAGATGGAGATGGCCTCGCAATTGGCGCAGGGCGACGCATATGGCTACTTCTTCCGGCGCGCGGAACCGCTATCATGGGGCGACACCGCATCGCTGCCGCCGCTCCCCTGCGCCTACGAGGTCGCCCTCAAGCCTTTGCTGGCCGGCGTGGTGCGGGATGTCCAGGAGGGGCGGACGCTCGCCCAGATTGGGGGGCGTTTCCATCGCACCCTGGCGCAGATGGCCGCCGAGGTGTGTTGCCTGATCTCGCAGGCCACCGGATTCACGACTGTGGCGTTGTCCGGCGGCTGCTTCCAGAACCGCCTGCTGCTGGCGCAGACCGTGGAGGAACTTCGGAAGCGCGGCCTGGAGCCGCTGTTGCACCGCCAGGTGCCGGCCAACGACGGGGGGCTGGCGCTCGGCCAGGCCGCCATCGGCCATTTCGCCCTCGCGGCAGGCGATTCGGCGGGCACAGGAGCGATAGGATGA
- the hypD gene encoding hydrogenase formation protein HypD — translation MKFVDEFRDPRLARALLERIRERARRPVRLMEFCGGHTHAILRFGIRQALPPTVEMLSGPGCPVCVTAAADLDRAIALADVPGVILASFGDMIRVPGSRESLQQAKARGADVRVVYSPLDAVRLAEQNPSRPVIFLGVGFETTAPGVAASILDARTRNVRNYYVLGLHKLTPPATRAILDSGEVNLSGVLGPGHVTTVIGTDAWGFLPREYGVPIAVAGFEPLDILRGIAMLVEQIAAGEARVDNAYSRSVLPEGNRAALDVMNRVFEVADAEWRGLGVIPASGLRIRAEFAAHDAAGVFPVDATPSREPPGCRCGDVLRGVLAPPSCPLFRKVCTPENPVGPCMVSAEGACAAYYQYGGAADEA, via the coding sequence ATGAAGTTCGTGGATGAGTTTCGGGACCCTCGGCTGGCCCGCGCGCTGTTGGAGCGCATCCGCGAGCGGGCGCGGCGGCCCGTGCGCCTGATGGAGTTCTGCGGGGGGCACACCCACGCCATCCTGCGGTTTGGGATTCGTCAGGCGCTGCCGCCGACGGTGGAGATGCTGTCGGGGCCTGGGTGTCCGGTGTGCGTTACCGCCGCGGCAGACCTGGACCGCGCCATCGCCCTGGCGGACGTGCCCGGCGTCATCCTGGCGAGTTTCGGCGACATGATTCGGGTGCCCGGAAGTCGGGAGAGCCTGCAACAGGCCAAAGCGCGCGGGGCCGACGTGCGCGTGGTCTATTCGCCGCTGGACGCCGTGCGCCTGGCGGAGCAGAACCCGTCCCGCCCCGTGATCTTCCTGGGCGTGGGGTTTGAGACCACAGCCCCCGGCGTGGCGGCTTCCATCCTGGACGCGCGGACTCGCAACGTGCGCAACTACTACGTCCTCGGCCTGCACAAACTCACTCCCCCCGCCACCCGCGCCATTCTGGATTCGGGCGAGGTGAACCTGTCGGGCGTGCTGGGGCCCGGGCACGTTACCACCGTCATCGGCACCGATGCCTGGGGATTCCTGCCGCGCGAGTACGGCGTGCCCATCGCCGTCGCGGGGTTTGAGCCGCTGGACATCCTGCGGGGCATCGCCATGCTCGTGGAGCAGATTGCGGCGGGCGAGGCGCGGGTGGACAATGCCTACTCCCGCAGCGTGCTGCCGGAGGGCAATCGCGCCGCCCTGGACGTGATGAACCGCGTGTTTGAGGTGGCCGACGCCGAATGGCGCGGGCTGGGCGTGATTCCGGCCAGCGGCCTCCGCATACGGGCGGAGTTCGCGGCGCATGACGCGGCGGGTGTGTTCCCCGTGGATGCGACCCCGTCGCGGGAACCGCCGGGATGTCGCTGCGGCGATGTCCTGCGGGGGGTGTTGGCTCCGCCCTCGTGCCCGCTCTTCCGGAAGGTTTGCACGCCGGAGAATCCCGTGGGGCCGTGCATGGTCTCGGCCGAGGGGGCTTGCGCGGCCTACTACCAGTATGGAGGCGCGGCCGATGAAGCGTGA
- the hypE gene encoding hydrogenase expression/formation protein HypE, with protein sequence MKRETILLAHGSGGRLTHDLIRDVFQRALSNPFLDDLGDAAILPPPSVRIAFTTDSYVIRPIFFPGGDIGKLAVCGTVNDLSMVGARPLYLSIGFILEEGLPFADLERIVKSVAETARDAGVQVVAGDTKVVDKGSADRVFINTAGVGLIEDHVSLSPSHIRPGDAVLVSGTVGDHGIAVMAQREGLALSTSLVSDCAPLNGLAQAILTCGGVRVMRDPTRGGLATTLVELAQAGDVGLEIEESAVPVNEAVRGACELLGLDPLYVANEGKLVAIVAAEAAEAALAAMHAHPLGRNARIIGRASQAHPGRVVLKTVLGVSRVVEMLTGEQLPRIC encoded by the coding sequence ATGAAGCGTGAGACGATCCTGCTCGCCCACGGCAGCGGCGGGCGGCTGACCCACGACCTGATCCGCGATGTGTTCCAGCGCGCGTTGTCCAATCCATTCCTGGACGACCTGGGCGACGCCGCCATCCTGCCGCCTCCATCAGTCCGAATCGCCTTCACCACCGACTCGTATGTGATTCGGCCCATCTTTTTCCCGGGCGGCGACATCGGCAAACTGGCGGTGTGCGGCACGGTGAATGACCTCAGCATGGTGGGCGCGCGCCCGCTGTACTTGAGCATTGGCTTCATCCTGGAAGAGGGCTTGCCTTTCGCCGACCTGGAGCGCATTGTGAAGTCGGTGGCCGAGACGGCCCGCGATGCAGGCGTGCAGGTTGTGGCCGGCGACACGAAAGTGGTGGACAAGGGCAGCGCCGACCGGGTGTTTATCAACACGGCCGGCGTCGGCCTGATTGAGGACCATGTTTCCCTGTCGCCATCGCACATCCGTCCGGGAGACGCCGTCCTGGTTTCGGGGACCGTGGGCGACCACGGCATCGCCGTCATGGCTCAGCGGGAGGGCCTGGCGTTGAGCACGTCTCTGGTCTCCGACTGCGCGCCGCTGAACGGCCTGGCGCAGGCCATCCTGACCTGCGGAGGCGTGCGGGTGATGCGGGACCCCACGCGGGGCGGCCTGGCGACGACGCTGGTGGAACTGGCTCAGGCGGGCGATGTCGGCCTGGAGATTGAGGAAAGCGCGGTTCCGGTCAACGAGGCCGTGCGGGGCGCGTGCGAACTCCTGGGCCTGGACCCGCTGTATGTGGCGAACGAAGGCAAGTTGGTAGCCATCGTAGCGGCGGAGGCCGCGGAGGCCGCGCTGGCTGCAATGCACGCCCACCCGTTGGGCCGGAACGCGCGCATCATCGGGCGCGCCAGCCAAGCGCATCCGGGGCGCGTTGTGCTGAAGACCGTGCTGGGCGTGTCCAGAGTCGTGGAGATGCTGACGGGCGAACAGTTGCCGCGCATTTGCTGA
- a CDS encoding NAD(P)H-dependent oxidoreductase subunit E has protein sequence MLQAPVTGKGDLIPLLQKAQEAEGYVSEEAIYAIAEKLRIPASEVFGVLSFYAQFRLRPMGKHNVKICRGTACHVRGSPLIVTAVESELQLGGGEDTTPDGLFTVEKIACFGACSLAPVMVVDGRTYGNLSPDKARRLIRKTAEEEHV, from the coding sequence ATCTTGCAAGCGCCCGTAACCGGCAAGGGAGATCTCATCCCCCTGCTGCAGAAGGCCCAGGAGGCCGAGGGGTACGTCTCCGAGGAAGCCATCTACGCCATTGCCGAGAAACTCCGCATTCCTGCAAGCGAGGTGTTCGGTGTGCTGTCCTTCTACGCGCAGTTTCGGCTGCGTCCCATGGGCAAACACAACGTCAAAATATGCCGGGGCACGGCCTGCCATGTGCGCGGCTCGCCGCTCATCGTTACGGCGGTGGAGAGCGAACTGCAACTGGGAGGCGGCGAGGACACCACGCCCGACGGCCTGTTCACCGTGGAGAAGATCGCCTGTTTCGGCGCGTGCAGTCTGGCGCCGGTGATGGTTGTGGACGGGCGCACCTATGGGAACTTGAGCCCGGACAAGGCGCGCCGCCTGATTCGCAAGACCGCGGAGGAAGAGCATGTATAG
- the nuoF gene encoding NADH-quinone oxidoreductase subunit NuoF codes for MYSDYASLRAWAESEIARTRPPDRTRILVGLGTCGIAAGGLDVLAALREKLADMPVSAEIVPVGCIGMCFEEPLVDIVRPGEPRICYAKVTPKSIPTILEEHLLHNNVRKDVAFAVIGDEPYDGIPAWKQLPFFATQRRTVLRNCGFIDPESVAEYIVRDGYAALAKALFEMTPEAVIEEVKRSGLRGRGGAGFPTGMKWGFCRQSPGEHKYVICNADEGDPGAFMNRSVLEGDPHSVLEGLLITAYAIGADHGYIYCRAEYPLAIVRLRKALEQARALGLLGEHIFGTDFSFDVTIKEGAGAFVCGEETALMASIEGKRGMPRPRPPFPAQKGLWGQPTNINNVETLNNIPPIILNGADWFASVGTEKSKGTKTFALTGKVVNSSLIEVPFGMTLREVIFGVGGGIANGRQFKAAQTGGPSGGCLSSEHLDWPIDYETLTKAGSIMGSGGLVVMDDSTCMVDVARFFLNFTQSESCGKCIPCRLGTKRMLEILERIVAGQGKMEDIDLLLELGETVKLGSLCGLGQTAPNPVLSTIRYFRDEYEAHIKEHRCPAKVCKALITYRISEEKCTGCTLCARNCPVNAISGEKKKVHVIDPTVCTRCDTCRQVCNFDAVLVE; via the coding sequence ATGTATAGCGATTACGCATCCCTGCGCGCCTGGGCCGAAAGCGAAATCGCGCGCACGCGGCCCCCTGACCGCACCCGCATCCTGGTTGGCCTTGGGACGTGCGGAATTGCCGCTGGCGGCCTGGATGTCTTGGCGGCCCTGCGCGAGAAATTGGCCGACATGCCCGTGTCCGCCGAGATCGTTCCCGTGGGCTGCATTGGCATGTGTTTTGAAGAGCCCCTGGTGGACATCGTAAGGCCGGGCGAGCCTCGCATCTGCTACGCCAAAGTAACCCCCAAGAGCATCCCGACCATTCTGGAAGAGCACCTGCTTCACAACAACGTGCGCAAGGATGTGGCCTTCGCGGTCATCGGCGACGAGCCGTATGACGGCATCCCGGCCTGGAAGCAGTTGCCCTTCTTCGCCACGCAGCGGCGCACCGTGCTGCGCAACTGCGGCTTCATTGACCCCGAGTCGGTGGCCGAGTACATCGTCCGCGACGGGTACGCGGCGCTGGCGAAGGCCCTGTTTGAGATGACGCCCGAAGCCGTGATTGAGGAAGTCAAGCGGTCGGGGTTGCGTGGCCGTGGTGGCGCGGGTTTCCCGACGGGCATGAAGTGGGGCTTCTGCCGCCAGTCGCCTGGGGAGCACAAGTACGTCATCTGCAACGCGGACGAGGGCGACCCGGGCGCCTTTATGAACCGCAGCGTCCTGGAGGGCGATCCCCACAGCGTGCTGGAGGGGCTGCTCATTACCGCCTACGCCATCGGCGCCGACCATGGCTACATCTACTGCCGCGCCGAGTACCCGCTGGCCATCGTGCGGCTGCGCAAGGCGCTGGAGCAGGCGCGGGCGCTGGGCCTCCTCGGCGAACATATCTTCGGCACCGACTTCAGTTTTGACGTAACCATCAAGGAAGGTGCGGGCGCATTCGTCTGCGGCGAGGAGACCGCGCTCATGGCTTCCATAGAGGGCAAGCGCGGGATGCCCCGTCCACGCCCGCCGTTCCCCGCGCAGAAGGGCCTGTGGGGCCAGCCGACCAACATCAACAACGTGGAGACGCTGAACAACATCCCGCCCATCATCCTCAACGGCGCCGATTGGTTCGCCTCCGTCGGCACCGAGAAGAGCAAGGGCACGAAGACCTTCGCCCTGACCGGCAAGGTGGTGAACAGCAGCCTGATAGAGGTGCCCTTCGGGATGACCCTGCGCGAAGTCATCTTCGGCGTGGGTGGCGGCATCGCCAACGGCCGGCAGTTCAAGGCGGCGCAGACGGGTGGCCCATCGGGTGGGTGCCTGTCCAGCGAGCACCTGGACTGGCCCATTGACTACGAGACGCTCACGAAGGCAGGCTCCATCATGGGATCGGGCGGCCTGGTTGTCATGGACGACTCCACCTGCATGGTGGACGTGGCGCGCTTCTTCCTGAATTTCACCCAGAGCGAATCGTGCGGCAAGTGCATCCCGTGCCGTCTGGGAACCAAGCGCATGTTGGAAATCCTGGAGCGCATCGTGGCGGGCCAGGGGAAGATGGAAGACATTGACCTGTTGCTGGAACTGGGCGAGACGGTCAAACTCGGGTCGCTGTGTGGGCTGGGCCAGACGGCTCCCAACCCCGTGCTTAGCACCATCCGCTACTTCCGCGACGAGTACGAGGCGCATATCAAGGAGCACCGCTGCCCGGCCAAGGTCTGCAAGGCGCTCATCACGTATCGCATTTCCGAGGAGAAGTGCACGGGCTGTACCCTCTGCGCCCGCAATTGCCCTGTGAACGCTATCAGCGGCGAGAAGAAGAAAGTGCACGTGATTGACCCGACGGTATGCACGCGCTGCGACACGTGCCGCCAGGTGTGCAACTTTGACGCGGTCCTTGTGGAATAG
- the fdhF gene encoding formate dehydrogenase subunit alpha: MTITLTVDGKQVTVEDGATILDAAKKAGVYIPTLCADEDLLPFGACRLCLVEVQGDRRPMLPSCTTPATDGMVVRTSSPIIDKTRRNIVELLLSDHPEDCLTCPQNNRCDLQRVAAYVGVRTNRFRGEKHAYPIDDSNPFYHRDLDRCILCGKCVRTCDEIQQLGAINFAYRGFRTKIATVLDRPVATSTCESCGQCVEKCPVGALYPEAWLRYGLPAAETKTICSYCGVGCGLILQTRGNTVVGVRGDPDNPVNRGRTCVKGRFGYEFINHPDRLKKPLIKKDGAFVETTWDEALDLVAQRLASAVREHGPDAVALLTSAKCTNEENYLLQKFARGVLGTHNVDHCARLUHSSTVTGLVTAFGSGAMTNSIDDMKEAKAFLIIGSNTTEQHPVIGLNIRRAVREGAKLIVVDPRSTDLARRADIHLPIEPGGNIALLNGLAHIILKEGWEDKEFIASRTEGFDEWRAVVDKYTPERVSEITGVPVERLYEAARLYATAKPAALVYAMGVTQHTSGHQGVQACANLQMLTGNMGIRGGGVNPLRGQNNVQGACDMGCLPDFFPGYQRVVDEKAREKFAQAWGATFGDRPGLTIVEMLNAAEKGRLKALYVTGENPVMSDPDSQHVIHCLESLDFLVVQDIFLSETARLADVVLPAASFAEKAGTFTNTERRVQLIRPAIDPPGEARPDWEIVADLARRTLKALGQTPDGPYAGWDYASPAQIMDEVAALAPIYGGIRHCRLENGGIQWPCPSPDHPGTPILHVGKFSRGLGKFNPVDYVPPAETPDEAYPLILTTGRRLEHYHTGTMTRRVAGLNKLAPEERVEINAEDAARLRIADGDWVVVESRRGQVKARAAVGHRCRPGVVFMTFHFAEALGNVLTHAALDPVSKIPELKVAAVRVHKAPS; the protein is encoded by the coding sequence ATGACCATTACGCTGACCGTAGACGGCAAGCAGGTAACGGTAGAAGACGGGGCCACGATTCTGGATGCGGCCAAGAAGGCAGGCGTGTACATCCCCACCCTGTGCGCCGATGAGGATTTGCTGCCCTTCGGCGCGTGCCGCCTGTGTCTGGTGGAGGTGCAGGGCGATCGCCGCCCCATGCTCCCCTCCTGCACCACGCCCGCCACCGACGGCATGGTGGTACGCACGTCTAGCCCTATCATTGACAAGACGCGCCGCAACATCGTGGAACTGCTCCTCTCGGACCACCCGGAGGATTGCCTGACCTGTCCCCAAAACAACCGCTGCGACCTCCAGCGCGTGGCGGCCTACGTAGGCGTTCGCACCAACCGCTTCCGCGGCGAAAAGCACGCCTACCCGATAGATGACTCCAACCCGTTCTACCATCGCGACCTGGACCGCTGTATCCTGTGCGGCAAGTGCGTGCGCACCTGCGATGAGATTCAACAACTCGGGGCGATCAACTTCGCCTATCGCGGCTTCCGCACCAAGATCGCGACGGTGCTGGACCGGCCCGTGGCGACCTCCACCTGCGAATCGTGCGGGCAGTGCGTGGAGAAATGCCCCGTAGGCGCGCTGTACCCGGAGGCCTGGCTGCGGTACGGACTGCCCGCCGCCGAGACGAAGACCATCTGCTCCTACTGCGGCGTGGGGTGCGGCCTGATCCTCCAAACCCGCGGCAACACGGTGGTAGGGGTGCGCGGCGACCCCGACAACCCCGTGAACCGTGGCCGCACATGCGTCAAGGGGCGGTTTGGGTACGAGTTCATCAACCATCCTGACCGCCTGAAGAAGCCGCTCATCAAGAAGGATGGGGCTTTCGTGGAAACCACCTGGGACGAGGCGCTTGACCTCGTGGCCCAGCGGTTGGCGTCGGCGGTGCGCGAGCACGGCCCCGACGCAGTGGCGCTGCTTACATCCGCGAAGTGCACGAACGAGGAGAACTACCTGCTCCAGAAATTCGCCAGGGGGGTGCTGGGGACGCACAATGTGGACCATTGTGCGCGTCTCTGACACAGCAGCACCGTGACCGGTCTGGTCACAGCATTCGGCTCCGGGGCGATGACCAACTCCATTGACGATATGAAGGAGGCCAAAGCCTTCCTGATCATCGGTTCCAATACCACCGAGCAGCACCCCGTCATCGGGCTGAATATCCGCAGGGCGGTGCGCGAGGGGGCGAAACTCATCGTCGTGGACCCCCGCAGCACGGATTTGGCGCGGCGCGCCGATATCCACCTGCCGATTGAGCCGGGCGGCAACATCGCCCTGCTGAACGGCCTGGCGCACATCATCCTGAAAGAGGGATGGGAAGACAAGGAGTTCATCGCCTCCCGCACCGAGGGGTTTGACGAGTGGCGGGCGGTGGTGGACAAGTACACACCTGAACGGGTCAGCGAGATCACCGGCGTCCCGGTGGAGCGCCTGTACGAGGCAGCCCGCCTGTACGCCACAGCGAAGCCCGCCGCGCTGGTGTATGCCATGGGCGTAACCCAGCACACATCCGGCCACCAAGGGGTGCAGGCGTGCGCGAATTTGCAGATGCTCACGGGCAACATGGGCATTCGCGGGGGCGGCGTCAACCCGCTCCGTGGCCAGAACAACGTCCAGGGTGCGTGCGACATGGGTTGCCTGCCCGACTTCTTCCCCGGCTATCAGCGCGTCGTGGACGAAAAGGCCCGCGAGAAGTTCGCCCAGGCGTGGGGCGCGACCTTTGGCGACAGGCCCGGCCTCACCATCGTGGAGATGCTCAACGCCGCCGAGAAGGGACGGCTGAAGGCGCTCTACGTTACGGGCGAGAACCCGGTCATGAGCGACCCCGACAGCCAGCACGTGATCCATTGCCTGGAGAGCCTGGACTTCCTCGTGGTGCAGGACATCTTCCTGTCCGAGACGGCGCGCCTGGCCGACGTGGTGCTTCCCGCCGCGTCGTTCGCGGAAAAGGCCGGCACGTTCACCAACACCGAGCGGCGCGTCCAGTTGATTCGGCCCGCCATTGACCCGCCGGGCGAGGCGCGTCCCGACTGGGAGATCGTCGCCGACCTGGCGCGCCGCACGTTGAAGGCGCTCGGGCAGACGCCCGATGGCCCCTACGCAGGCTGGGACTACGCATCTCCCGCCCAGATCATGGACGAAGTGGCGGCGCTGGCACCCATCTACGGCGGCATTCGCCACTGTCGGCTGGAGAACGGTGGCATCCAGTGGCCGTGCCCATCGCCCGATCACCCGGGCACGCCCATCCTGCACGTCGGCAAGTTCTCGCGCGGCCTCGGCAAGTTCAACCCGGTGGATTACGTGCCCCCGGCCGAGACGCCGGATGAAGCCTATCCGCTCATCCTTACCACTGGCCGGAGGCTGGAACACTATCACACCGGCACCATGACGCGCCGCGTGGCGGGGTTGAACAAACTGGCCCCGGAGGAGCGCGTGGAGATCAACGCCGAGGATGCAGCGAGGCTGAGAATCGCGGACGGCGACTGGGTGGTCGTGGAATCGCGGCGCGGACAGGTGAAGGCGCGGGCCGCGGTGGGGCACCGTTGCAGGCCGGGCGTCGTATTTATGACGTTCCACTTCGCCGAGGCGCTGGGCAACGTGTTGACCCACGCAGCGCTGGATCCGGTGTCCAAGATTCCAGAACTCAAAGTCGCGGCAGTCCGAGTGCACAAGGCGCCTTCGTAA